Proteins from one Paenibacillus amylolyticus genomic window:
- a CDS encoding putative phage tail protein, protein MSKAEVLMTLLPPLYENVLEMQLLTETEGVELDKLTVGLESVLDQFYPESATWALERYERDLQIPTNQAKPDDQRRSVIISKMRGSGKVSGSMLKNVAQAYESGGIDVSVSPEEYLIRIRFIDTWGLPPNLDDLKAAIEDIKPAHMTVDYRLRYLTISEVESMTLAEIEQTRQDKFAGGGA, encoded by the coding sequence ATGAGTAAAGCAGAGGTATTAATGACTCTTTTGCCCCCGTTGTATGAAAATGTATTGGAGATGCAGCTTCTTACAGAAACCGAAGGTGTTGAGCTGGACAAGCTTACGGTGGGTTTGGAAAGTGTGCTGGACCAATTCTACCCGGAGTCTGCGACTTGGGCATTGGAACGTTATGAGCGGGATTTGCAGATTCCGACGAATCAAGCCAAGCCGGACGACCAGCGGAGATCCGTAATCATCTCCAAGATGCGCGGCAGTGGCAAAGTCTCTGGCTCCATGCTCAAGAACGTGGCGCAGGCCTACGAAAGCGGCGGGATTGATGTATCCGTTTCGCCAGAAGAGTACTTGATCCGAATTCGTTTCATCGACACATGGGGCTTGCCACCCAATCTGGACGATCTGAAGGCAGCGATTGAGGATATTAAACCAGCACATATGACCGTGGATTACCGTCTGCGGTATTTGACGATTTCGGAAGTTGAAAGCATGACACTGGCTGAGATTGAACAGACCCGGCAGGATAAATTTGCAGGAGGTGGAGCATAG
- a CDS encoding DUF6838 family protein: MSINHLTDSISTTLTQHFPNMPIQPATGGTSSTLDSKGISYRLLSAQLTRERSDRFVQSQAFEIRWLETDNIPATLPDELFEALETIDVEGTPYRATEMRWETENDTPRMLVYYTMRTNKVSESAATVQQLEQRPTALKAAKE, from the coding sequence ATGAGCATAAACCACTTAACCGACTCTATCTCTACAACACTAACTCAGCACTTCCCGAACATGCCAATCCAACCTGCAACAGGCGGTACAAGCTCCACCTTAGACTCCAAAGGCATCTCCTACCGCCTGCTGTCCGCCCAACTCACCCGGGAACGAAGCGATCGCTTCGTGCAATCTCAGGCTTTTGAAATCCGTTGGCTCGAAACAGACAACATCCCCGCAACCCTACCAGACGAGTTGTTCGAAGCACTGGAAACTATCGATGTGGAGGGCACCCCCTATCGCGCAACGGAGATGCGTTGGGAGACGGAAAACGACACACCGCGAATGCTGGTGTACTATACCATGCGAACCAACAAAGTGTCGGAGTCCGCCGCTACCGTGCAACAACTTGAACAGCGACCTACCGCGCTTAAAGCTGCTAAAGAATAA
- a CDS encoding phage tail sheath family protein: MAGGTWTTQNKVRPGVYMNFASEGSLPGTVGERGTVALALPLSWGQAGTILTVQAGEDVQAKLGYDWTAPQLLLIREALKRAQTLLLYRLNAGTNAKATLDNLTVTAQHGGVRGNDLAVVISANINDPEQLDVSTLLAGKEVDKQTSSAIEALESNAYVTFTGEGALTATASLPLTGGLDGTATNQEHADFLTKLEVLDFNTVGLISDDATLKSVYTAYIKRLRDTEGKKVHLVLSDYPAADHEGIISVKNGVVLADGTVLTPKQTVAWTAGATAGANLNESLTFRAYDDAVDVNGRLTHSETEAALRNGEFVFTASSNRAVVEQDVNTFRSVTPDKARHFAKNRVVRVLDGIANDMKRIFESYYIGKVNNNEDGRSLFRSQCVTYLKQLQDIGAIQNFDSKTDITVTPGNETDSILIEIQVQPVDSVEKVYMKVKVV; encoded by the coding sequence ATGGCTGGAGGAACATGGACGACACAAAACAAGGTACGCCCCGGCGTATATATGAATTTTGCATCAGAGGGCTCATTGCCCGGTACGGTAGGAGAGCGAGGAACGGTCGCATTGGCACTTCCATTGTCGTGGGGACAAGCTGGTACAATCCTGACGGTACAGGCAGGTGAAGATGTACAAGCCAAATTGGGGTATGACTGGACAGCACCGCAATTGTTACTGATCCGCGAGGCATTGAAACGGGCGCAGACATTGCTTCTGTATCGTCTCAATGCAGGGACCAACGCCAAGGCAACCCTGGACAATCTGACAGTGACCGCCCAACACGGCGGTGTGCGTGGTAATGATCTGGCAGTTGTGATTTCGGCAAATATCAATGACCCGGAACAATTGGACGTTTCCACGTTGCTTGCGGGTAAAGAAGTGGACAAACAAACTTCGTCCGCCATCGAAGCTCTGGAATCCAACGCATACGTCACATTTACTGGTGAAGGTGCACTCACAGCTACAGCGTCACTTCCACTAACAGGTGGATTGGATGGTACAGCAACGAACCAAGAGCATGCTGATTTCCTGACCAAGCTGGAAGTATTGGATTTTAACACGGTTGGTCTGATCTCAGACGATGCCACACTCAAGTCAGTCTACACAGCTTACATCAAACGTTTGCGTGATACCGAAGGCAAGAAGGTGCACCTGGTTCTGTCCGATTATCCGGCTGCAGATCATGAAGGAATCATCAGTGTGAAAAATGGTGTTGTGCTCGCAGACGGTACCGTGCTTACGCCGAAACAAACCGTAGCATGGACTGCCGGTGCAACAGCGGGAGCTAACCTGAATGAATCCCTGACATTCCGTGCATATGATGACGCTGTGGATGTGAATGGTCGATTGACACACAGCGAGACAGAAGCAGCCCTGCGTAATGGTGAGTTTGTGTTTACAGCGAGCAGCAACCGCGCAGTGGTAGAGCAGGATGTAAATACATTCCGTTCCGTAACACCGGATAAGGCACGTCATTTTGCCAAAAACCGTGTTGTTCGTGTTCTCGATGGTATCGCTAACGATATGAAACGGATTTTCGAGTCCTACTACATCGGCAAAGTGAACAACAACGAAGATGGACGCAGTCTTTTCCGTTCCCAATGTGTCACTTATCTGAAGCAGCTTCAGGATATCGGTGCCATTCAAAATTTTGATTCCAAAACAGATATCACTGTTACTCCGGGCAATGAAACTGACAGCATTCTGATCGAGATTCAGGTCCAACCGGTGGATTCCGTTGAAAAAGTATATATGAAAGTGAAGGTGGTTTAA
- a CDS encoding phage tail tube protein, with the protein MLDASRVILGTHGQLHIDGVWQTNINKLEASVEIEKRELNLVGNDWKVHKNGAKKGTGTITGYKVTSDMILRGFTKFEIISKLNDPESYGHESVLLKGCMVDKIQLANWTAGEEVPEETGFTFEGFELLNPIVAN; encoded by the coding sequence ATGTTGGATGCATCAAGAGTGATTCTCGGTACCCATGGTCAGCTGCATATCGATGGTGTGTGGCAGACAAACATTAACAAGTTGGAAGCGAGTGTGGAGATTGAAAAGCGTGAGCTGAACCTGGTCGGTAACGACTGGAAAGTGCACAAAAACGGCGCAAAAAAAGGAACAGGCACGATCACGGGCTACAAGGTCACTTCGGATATGATCCTGCGCGGCTTCACCAAATTCGAGATTATTTCGAAGCTGAACGACCCTGAATCGTATGGACACGAGAGTGTTCTGCTGAAAGGGTGCATGGTGGACAAAATCCAGCTTGCCAACTGGACAGCGGGTGAGGAAGTACCGGAGGAAACGGGCTTTACGTTTGAAGGATTTGAGTTGCTGAATCCGATTGTGGCGAACTAA
- a CDS encoding DUF2577 family protein has protein sequence MMLDAIKKAAVAAVDAKSPVQVMYGSVTNTQPLEITVEQRLALAEPFLVLPESVVNKAWTVGDHVLLLRVQGGDSFVVLDRLVNP, from the coding sequence ATGATGCTAGACGCGATTAAAAAGGCGGCGGTGGCCGCTGTAGATGCCAAGTCTCCCGTTCAGGTAATGTACGGAAGCGTGACAAACACCCAGCCTCTGGAGATTACCGTTGAACAACGGCTGGCATTGGCTGAGCCTTTTCTGGTACTGCCGGAATCCGTGGTGAACAAAGCTTGGACCGTGGGTGACCATGTCTTGTTGTTACGTGTTCAAGGTGGAGATAGCTTTGTTGTGCTGGATCGGCTGGTGAATCCATGA
- a CDS encoding DUF2634 domain-containing protein has translation MPSLFPETGVVWGDEEDLSGAASEEVRFGRGWRFDYDAGDFVLTPSGKAAVAGGHEAWVQWCIKAVKTPRYRHLIYSRNYGSELEELVGHGDSRGVMESEITRMVTETLLADPRTDSVDQFTFDWNREQCMFSCRVASVQEEMFILESEVI, from the coding sequence ATGCCTAGTTTGTTCCCGGAAACGGGTGTGGTCTGGGGAGATGAGGAGGATCTGTCGGGGGCGGCTTCGGAAGAGGTACGGTTTGGACGGGGCTGGCGATTCGATTACGATGCAGGGGATTTTGTACTGACTCCAAGTGGCAAAGCTGCTGTTGCTGGTGGGCATGAAGCCTGGGTGCAATGGTGCATCAAGGCCGTGAAAACCCCAAGGTACAGACATTTGATTTACTCCCGGAACTATGGTTCGGAACTGGAGGAGCTGGTGGGTCATGGAGATAGTCGCGGCGTGATGGAAAGTGAGATTACCCGGATGGTGACGGAGACGCTGCTGGCTGATCCACGCACGGATTCGGTAGACCAGTTTACATTCGATTGGAATCGGGAACAGTGCATGTTCTCGTGCCGGGTGGCGAGTGTGCAGGAAGAGATGTTTATTCTGGAAAGTGAGGTGATCTGA
- a CDS encoding LysM peptidoglycan-binding domain-containing protein, producing MWSVAKAHLGDGSRWKELQKLNGIKDAQLKKLPIGLVIKLP from the coding sequence TTGTGGTCTGTAGCCAAAGCCCATCTAGGAGATGGATCTCGCTGGAAAGAGCTGCAGAAGTTAAACGGCATCAAAGATGCACAACTGAAAAAGCTGCCGATTGGACTTGTGATCAAGCTTCCGTGA
- a CDS encoding phage portal protein — protein sequence MTYKVIFDDKYDITKLVETITLKDSLDQIAYQANIRLAVSASSGLPSISPGMAVRISGVPFGEKSMVHLLHPAVIWEVESSNSGTKRLSLTVYDRMIYLEKSEDEFLLPKDQTATQRLKTYAKEWKIPYAALPDTKTKLGKALYRSQTIFSMMFADLKETAKSGGEMYHPRMTPGGLQLFQIGSNDKVYELDRLIDLTQMRTLEGAVTKVKVMAASESGSGKEVPSKVLAIEQNGVEELGTLQKLIEDDQVKSTTAAKKLAKSHLTGIQETFTISAPDVNTIRAGDAVLLKGLKLIVMSVSRDLSAGPGTMTLELGTAELVKRRVYLE from the coding sequence ATGACCTACAAGGTCATTTTCGACGACAAATATGACATCACCAAGCTGGTGGAGACCATTACGCTGAAGGACTCGCTGGACCAGATTGCGTATCAGGCCAACATCCGGCTGGCGGTGTCTGCATCTTCCGGTCTGCCTTCAATTTCACCGGGCATGGCGGTGCGGATTAGCGGGGTTCCTTTTGGCGAAAAATCCATGGTTCACTTGCTGCATCCTGCGGTCATCTGGGAGGTGGAAAGCTCGAACAGCGGCACCAAGCGGCTGTCCCTCACGGTGTACGACCGGATGATTTATCTGGAAAAATCGGAGGATGAGTTCCTATTACCGAAGGATCAGACGGCTACACAGCGGCTTAAAACCTACGCCAAAGAGTGGAAGATTCCATACGCTGCACTGCCGGATACCAAGACAAAGCTGGGCAAAGCGTTGTATCGGTCACAGACGATTTTCTCCATGATGTTTGCCGATCTGAAGGAAACGGCGAAGTCTGGCGGGGAGATGTATCATCCGAGGATGACACCCGGCGGGTTGCAGCTCTTCCAGATCGGAAGTAATGATAAAGTGTATGAGCTGGATCGGCTGATTGATCTGACCCAGATGCGTACGCTCGAAGGAGCGGTCACCAAAGTGAAGGTGATGGCGGCATCGGAGTCTGGCAGTGGAAAAGAGGTTCCATCCAAAGTGCTCGCGATTGAGCAGAATGGTGTGGAGGAACTGGGCACATTGCAAAAGCTGATCGAGGACGATCAGGTGAAGTCGACAACCGCCGCGAAGAAACTGGCGAAAAGTCATCTGACGGGGATTCAGGAGACCTTTACGATCTCCGCACCGGATGTGAATACGATTCGCGCCGGGGACGCCGTGTTGTTAAAAGGGCTGAAGCTAATCGTCATGTCGGTCAGCCGTGATCTGTCTGCCGGACCTGGAACGATGACATTGGAACTGGGTACAGCTGAGCTGGTGAAAAGGAGGGTTTACCTTGAATAA
- a CDS encoding pyocin knob domain-containing protein, translating to MPKETDRLKLPLPLGNENVTRESINRIFEKIDAGVATRESILIPAESDLNSYITEGEYYCPTNATVGTLLNSPTGEAFHLTVEPHAGVLQTLTTFQPGNLEVFQRNYYFGWGAWKKVPTRAELEEMLNQTDENAQGYATAAVKPIIEGYSPNLVKNSSANLGLSYWAPPDVSSYWAATTGADTRLGKYFFMGFSLTSGLNAALDSDSINVRTGDYMLQAVFYTFGMNEGNFNIEVINAASNATITSLAANGNMDWHRKTKVVTIPTGVSAIKLRLVVSGPVTNTTKAITRIKFSRDSTDVPYSAEGDDLALFEKGQMFKLTNDSGRVKSTLSTINFNDLIAAGQYFVNPSVPNAPVGGGTGGFYVEVIVSSDLYILQRATKQNSVPTLWVRTKQGGVWGAWVLHTQPKVWGAL from the coding sequence ATGCCAAAAGAAACAGATCGACTGAAATTACCTCTTCCCTTGGGGAACGAGAATGTGACCCGAGAGAGTATTAACAGGATTTTTGAAAAGATTGATGCAGGTGTGGCTACACGTGAATCCATCCTTATACCTGCGGAATCTGATCTTAATAGCTATATTACAGAAGGGGAATATTATTGCCCAACGAATGCGACAGTAGGAACCTTGCTTAATTCCCCAACAGGAGAGGCATTTCACTTGACAGTCGAGCCGCATGCGGGAGTGTTGCAAACCCTGACCACCTTCCAGCCTGGCAACTTAGAGGTGTTCCAAAGAAACTACTATTTCGGATGGGGTGCGTGGAAGAAAGTACCTACAAGAGCAGAACTTGAAGAAATGCTGAACCAAACTGACGAAAACGCCCAGGGGTATGCCACCGCAGCGGTAAAACCGATCATTGAAGGTTATTCGCCCAACCTCGTAAAGAATTCTTCCGCTAATTTAGGATTGTCATATTGGGCCCCACCAGATGTGTCCAGTTATTGGGCGGCTACCACAGGCGCAGATACTAGGTTAGGAAAATACTTCTTTATGGGTTTCTCGTTAACTAGCGGTTTGAACGCCGCTTTGGATTCCGATTCTATAAATGTACGTACAGGCGATTACATGTTACAGGCTGTATTCTATACATTTGGGATGAATGAAGGGAATTTCAATATAGAAGTAATAAACGCCGCTTCTAATGCGACTATAACGTCATTGGCAGCGAACGGTAATATGGATTGGCATCGAAAAACGAAGGTTGTAACAATCCCAACAGGTGTTTCCGCTATTAAGTTGCGGCTTGTTGTTTCCGGCCCTGTAACAAACACTACTAAAGCAATCACTAGAATCAAGTTCTCAAGAGATTCGACAGATGTTCCGTACAGCGCCGAGGGTGACGATTTGGCGCTTTTCGAAAAAGGACAAATGTTCAAGCTGACAAATGACAGCGGTCGAGTGAAGTCAACTCTTTCTACGATTAACTTTAATGACTTGATTGCCGCAGGGCAATATTTTGTTAATCCAAGCGTTCCGAATGCCCCAGTGGGCGGTGGTACTGGCGGGTTTTACGTTGAGGTCATTGTTAGTTCTGACTTATATATTTTGCAAAGGGCTACCAAACAAAATTCCGTTCCAACTCTTTGGGTGAGGACTAAGCAGGGCGGAGTATGGGGTGCTTGGGTGTTGCACACACAACCTAAAGTATGGGGGGCGCTATAG
- a CDS encoding DUF2634 domain-containing protein — MSTEDQEEAAVLPSLTYVFQASGQRIGRLQLDGKDAVKQAVYKALSTRRYEHLIYSSDYGMEWSWEGMAGRSMVESELERWIREALLPDDRISDVTEFEFVHEADGVRVSFTVETDFGSFREETEVNMDV; from the coding sequence ATGAGTACAGAAGATCAGGAAGAAGCTGCCGTCCTTCCAAGTCTGACGTATGTGTTTCAAGCTTCGGGACAGCGAATTGGCAGACTGCAACTGGATGGAAAAGATGCGGTAAAACAGGCGGTGTATAAAGCGTTGTCCACACGCCGCTACGAGCATCTAATCTATTCTTCGGATTACGGCATGGAATGGTCCTGGGAAGGGATGGCCGGGAGATCCATGGTTGAATCGGAACTGGAACGATGGATTCGCGAAGCGTTGCTTCCGGATGATCGGATTTCGGATGTAACGGAGTTCGAATTCGTTCACGAGGCAGATGGGGTAAGGGTTTCATTTACCGTGGAAACGGATTTTGGCAGCTTCAGGGAAGAGACGGAGGTGAACATGGATGTATGA
- a CDS encoding phage tail sheath subtilisin-like domain-containing protein: MAGGTWEQTNRPVLPGLYMNFQAAASSAIQAGTRGTVVVPVKANWGPVGTFVEVGSEAAIERMYAANALDNGTAYTSLKLALLGGPKKLLAYRVASAAAKAATLTLKDSSNANVLQLDAKYPGDRANGFYVTIQPGVIDNTKHEVRLFEGNRMLYALLTADISAASLAKEINADERNVWVTAQAIGDGASEVASVAGAAFKGGVSGNDDLTNAEYIALQGALEGEQFDVLALDQAADAPLLASFAAWVKRVRSEGKPVVAVFGGSAADDTSATAAQKAAARSVALNHEGVINVGTGVRLGDAFYSSAETSAYVAGLIAGQRLNQSTTYAATPFDDVTRRWTRTEQEQAVQNGVFIFFHDGRQVKALRGVNTLVTPAAGQNNAWKKIRSIRVLDAINTDLQRSAEDTYIGKVNNTEEGRQALISAMKAYLALLAQSNVIEADSYDVILDPAYYGAAPVLKPEADQVFLQWNVKLTDVMEQLFGTFYVQ; the protein is encoded by the coding sequence ATGGCAGGTGGAACTTGGGAGCAAACAAATCGTCCGGTCCTTCCGGGCTTATATATGAATTTTCAGGCGGCAGCATCCTCAGCCATTCAAGCGGGTACGCGGGGAACGGTCGTTGTGCCGGTTAAGGCCAACTGGGGTCCTGTAGGAACTTTTGTTGAAGTAGGAAGCGAAGCAGCGATTGAACGTATGTATGCGGCAAATGCGCTGGACAACGGTACAGCTTATACGTCCCTGAAGCTCGCCCTGTTGGGTGGGCCGAAGAAGTTGCTCGCTTATCGGGTAGCAAGTGCCGCGGCCAAAGCAGCTACGCTTACGTTGAAGGACAGCAGTAATGCCAATGTACTGCAACTGGATGCGAAGTATCCGGGGGATCGTGCGAATGGATTCTACGTCACCATCCAGCCTGGTGTGATTGATAATACGAAACATGAAGTACGCCTGTTTGAAGGTAACCGGATGTTGTATGCACTCCTGACAGCGGATATTTCAGCTGCTTCTCTGGCCAAGGAAATTAACGCGGATGAACGAAATGTCTGGGTGACGGCGCAGGCGATTGGCGATGGTGCAAGTGAAGTTGCATCTGTTGCGGGTGCAGCGTTCAAAGGCGGCGTAAGTGGCAACGATGACCTGACTAATGCAGAATACATTGCTCTACAGGGTGCGTTGGAAGGGGAGCAATTCGACGTTTTGGCTTTGGATCAGGCGGCGGATGCACCTCTGCTTGCGAGTTTTGCGGCATGGGTGAAACGTGTGCGTAGTGAAGGTAAACCGGTAGTGGCCGTCTTTGGCGGTTCCGCAGCGGACGATACCTCTGCTACAGCAGCACAAAAAGCAGCAGCACGATCGGTTGCGCTCAACCATGAAGGTGTGATTAACGTCGGGACAGGCGTGCGCCTTGGAGATGCATTCTACAGTTCAGCAGAAACGTCTGCTTATGTTGCAGGACTAATCGCCGGACAACGTCTGAACCAATCTACAACCTATGCAGCGACTCCGTTCGATGATGTGACACGTCGCTGGACGCGCACGGAACAGGAGCAGGCGGTACAAAATGGCGTATTTATTTTCTTCCATGATGGACGTCAGGTGAAAGCACTTCGCGGTGTAAATACACTGGTAACCCCGGCCGCTGGACAGAATAATGCGTGGAAAAAAATCCGTTCGATTCGTGTATTGGATGCGATCAATACGGATTTGCAACGTTCCGCGGAAGATACGTATATCGGTAAAGTGAACAATACCGAAGAGGGTCGTCAGGCACTGATTAGTGCCATGAAGGCCTATTTGGCGCTGCTTGCACAGAGCAATGTGATTGAAGCAGATAGTTATGATGTCATTCTTGACCCGGCATACTACGGTGCTGCACCCGTTCTCAAACCGGAAGCGGATCAAGTATTCCTGCAATGGAATGTGAAGCTGACGGATGTGATGGAGCAGTTGTTTGGTACATTTTACGTGCAATAA
- a CDS encoding baseplate J/gp47 family protein, translated as MYEGQTFEVILNRMLDKVPDGVDKREGSIIYDALAPAAVEMAQMYIELDVNANLKFADTASGEYLDRAVDWSGISRKTATKARWVGSFRDNEGKPVEVPLESRFSTGDRVYVVVERIAAGQYVLECEVAGAEGNEYTGALLPIDYIAGLTTTELTQLLVPGEDEETDQALYDRYQDKVSRPVTSANKYQYELWARENSGVGKAKAFPLWDGPGTVKVALLNNEMQTPAEAVIEAVQEYIDPTQDGMGEGAAPIGPVVTVVGQKRYPLMWRYRSRLLPVQRTRV; from the coding sequence ATGTATGAAGGGCAGACGTTTGAAGTTATTTTAAACCGAATGCTGGATAAGGTGCCGGATGGTGTGGATAAACGTGAAGGTAGCATTATCTATGACGCGCTTGCCCCAGCGGCTGTGGAAATGGCTCAGATGTATATCGAGCTGGATGTGAACGCCAATCTGAAGTTTGCGGACACAGCTTCTGGAGAGTATCTGGATCGCGCAGTGGATTGGTCTGGTATTAGTCGGAAAACGGCCACGAAGGCACGTTGGGTGGGTAGTTTCCGGGATAATGAAGGTAAGCCTGTTGAGGTTCCTTTGGAGAGTCGTTTTTCCACGGGGGATCGGGTGTATGTTGTTGTGGAGCGCATCGCGGCAGGGCAATATGTGTTGGAATGTGAAGTCGCGGGAGCGGAAGGTAATGAGTATACGGGGGCACTGCTGCCCATCGATTATATTGCTGGCCTGACGACAACTGAATTGACACAGTTGCTCGTTCCTGGCGAAGACGAGGAGACGGACCAGGCCTTGTACGACCGATATCAGGATAAAGTATCCCGTCCGGTCACGAGTGCCAACAAATATCAGTATGAGTTATGGGCACGGGAAAACTCCGGAGTTGGCAAAGCGAAGGCTTTTCCACTATGGGACGGGCCAGGTACAGTCAAGGTGGCATTGCTGAATAATGAGATGCAAACACCTGCTGAGGCGGTCATTGAGGCGGTGCAGGAATATATCGATCCAACTCAGGATGGAATGGGCGAAGGTGCTGCTCCAATCGGACCCGTGGTCACAGTCGTGGGGCAGAAGAGATACCCATTGATGTGGAGGTACAGGTCACGCTTGCTTCCGGTTCAACGTACGAGGGTGTGA
- a CDS encoding phage baseplate protein, producing MEYYIQLSFNNRSEYMFFPVTPESIEFSDSGDGSSFNVSALGEINVIKSPKLREVSFSGIFPADYSPYHLNYDASHLAVQKQFYRDPYEYVKKIIRWMQTGRPVRLFFSSARYTINMAVSIESFDWKETAGTVGDIQYDIKLKQFIFYAAKKVVPLKDSKDNAASKTKTKASRPNEKSSPRLSHSKQETPCGL from the coding sequence GTGGAATATTATATTCAGCTAAGCTTCAATAATCGCTCCGAATACATGTTTTTCCCGGTGACACCCGAGAGCATTGAGTTTTCGGATTCGGGAGACGGTAGTTCGTTTAACGTTAGCGCTTTGGGTGAAATTAACGTGATTAAATCGCCAAAGCTGCGTGAAGTCAGTTTCAGCGGGATTTTTCCGGCAGACTACAGTCCGTACCATCTGAACTACGATGCAAGCCATCTGGCAGTTCAGAAGCAATTTTACCGTGATCCCTATGAATATGTGAAAAAGATCATCCGTTGGATGCAGACGGGCAGACCCGTCAGACTGTTCTTTTCCAGTGCAAGGTATACCATTAATATGGCGGTTTCCATCGAGAGCTTTGACTGGAAGGAGACAGCGGGTACGGTGGGGGATATCCAGTATGATATCAAGCTGAAGCAGTTCATTTTCTATGCCGCCAAAAAAGTAGTGCCACTCAAGGACAGCAAGGATAATGCTGCTTCAAAAACAAAAACCAAGGCATCCCGGCCCAATGAAAAATCCAGCCCAAGACTGTCACACTCAAAGCAGGAGACTCCTTGTGGTCTGTAG
- a CDS encoding phage tail tube protein produces the protein MAFLKASDTISGQEGRAYATINGQTEEMFYVKTLEATVEKQKAEVKTLGRRGVQHKATGWSGSGSMTIFYTTSRFRELMLQYMQNGVDTYFDIEVTNEDPSSTIGKQTVTLKGVNLDSVIMASLDTEAEALEEEVSFTFEDVDMPVSFNLPK, from the coding sequence ATGGCATTTTTGAAAGCAAGCGACACGATCTCCGGCCAGGAAGGCCGTGCATACGCAACGATTAACGGACAGACGGAAGAAATGTTCTATGTGAAGACGCTGGAAGCAACGGTGGAGAAGCAAAAAGCAGAGGTCAAAACGTTGGGTCGCCGCGGTGTACAGCACAAAGCAACCGGTTGGTCTGGCTCGGGTTCCATGACGATCTTTTATACCACTTCCCGTTTCCGTGAGCTGATGCTCCAGTACATGCAGAATGGTGTGGATACGTACTTTGACATTGAAGTGACCAACGAAGATCCTTCGTCTACGATTGGCAAACAGACGGTGACCCTCAAAGGCGTTAACCTCGACAGTGTAATCATGGCATCCCTGGATACCGAGGCGGAGGCGCTGGAGGAAGAAGTGAGCTTTACCTTTGAAGATGTCGATATGCCTGTATCGTTCAATCTGCCGAAGTAA